The DNA segment AGTCTGGTCATAAGCCTTAGTCTCATTTGCGGGGTAATCGGCAGCGCTTCAGCCAACAGCACAATCGTAGTCGGCGGCAAGAAATTTACCGAACAGCAACTGGTCGCCGAAATGACCGCACAACTGCTACGCGCCAATGGCTACAAGGTCGATAAACGCGCGGACCTGGGTTCGTCGGTATTACGCGCCGCGCAGGAAAACGGACAGGTCGATGTGTATTGGGAATACACCGGCACGTCCCTGATTACCTACAACAAAATCACCGACAAACTCAGCGCCGAGGAAACCTACAAAAAGATCAGCGAACTCGATGCGCAAAAAGGCATCACTTGGCTGAACCCGTCCAAGGCCAACAACACCTATGCACTCGCCATGCGCAAAGTGGACGCGGAAAAGGACGGCGTCGTCTCGATCAGCGATCTCGCGAAGAACATCGAAGCGGGTAAAGCCTACAAGTTTGCGTCGAATGCTGAATTCTTCTCACGGCCGGATGGGCTGCGTCCGCTTCAGGAGGAGTACGGGTTT comes from the Pseudomonas granadensis genome and includes:
- a CDS encoding glycine betaine ABC transporter substrate-binding protein — encoded protein: MLASLVISLSLICGVIGSASANSTIVVGGKKFTEQQLVAEMTAQLLRANGYKVDKRADLGSSVLRAAQENGQVDVYWEYTGTSLITYNKITDKLSAEETYKKISELDAQKGITWLNPSKANNTYALAMRKVDAEKDGVVSISDLAKNIEAGKAYKFASNAEFFSRPDGLRPLQEEYGFEFERKNIVRMDGGLTYQALRDGQVDLALVLSTDGRIPAFGFLVLKDDKGFFPGYALTPVIRTEVLEGNPKVGELLNALSSKLDDEVIAGLNSRVDVGREAIEGVSKAFLQQSGLL